A window of Micromonospora sp. WMMC415 genomic DNA:
GCAGGGGTCGACCACGAACAAGGAGCGCGAGCGGCTGTTCGACGCCTTCCGGTCGGGTGAGCTGCGCACCCTGGTCATCTCGAAGGTCGGGAACTTCTCCATCGACCTGCCGGAGGCGGCGGTGGCGATCCAGGTGTCCGGCACCTTCGGGTCACGGCAGGAGGAGGCGCAGCGCCTCGGCCGGGTGCTCCGCCCGAAGGCCGACGGCCGGCAGGCGCACTTCTACACGGTGGTCGCCCGGGACACGATCGACACCGAGTACGCGGCGCACCGGCAGCGCTTCCTCGCCGAGCAGGGGTACGCGTACACCATCGTCGACGCCGACGACGTCCTCGGCCCGAAACTGCCATCGGTCGACTGACCAGGATCGACCAACTCGACTTACCGGAAGTCGGGCCGTTCGAGCTGGTCGGACACCCCGACTTCCGGGAAGCCGAGTCGATCACTGTGCGGGAGCAATAGACCGCCGGTCCGAGCGTTTCTCGCGGTCGCTTTGGAGCTGATGTCGTGAATGACTCAGTCGTCAGCGCATTCCCGATTCGGCAACGAACTGCAGCACGGGCGCCTCTGCATGCATAATGAATGCATGGTTGCTATCCAGATCCGCGACGTGCCGGAGGAAGTGCGGGATGCCTTGGCAGCCCAGGCAAAGGCGCGCGGACAGTCACTTCAGGCGTACCTGTTGGAGTTGGTGGAGACGCAGGCTCGACGTCTCCGCAACACGGCGGCCCTTGATCGCTTCGGCGGCCGCTCGGACGGTGCGCGTTCCCTGCCTGGAGAGAGTGCCGCTGAGCTGACCGAGCAGCGGGAGCAGCGGGGGCCGTGGGGAGATGCGGCGTGATCGTGGTTGACGCGTCAGCACTTGCCGACGCTCTCGTCGACGACGGCCCCATCGGCGACGCGGCGCGGGCGGCGCTGACCGGAGATCCGCACTGGGCTGCCCCCGCCCACCTCCTGGTCGAGGTCATGTCCGTGATCAGGGGCAAGGTGCTCGGCAACAAGCTCGGCCTTGCCCGGGCGCAGGAAGCGATCGATACACTCCCGTCGCTGGTCATCGACGAGGTCAGCACCTCGATGCTGCTCGATCGGATGTGGCAATTGCGCGGCAACCTGTCGGCCTACGACGCGGCGTATGTCGCGGTTGCGGAACTGATGGCCTGCCCACTCGTGACCGGTGATGGTCACCTCGCCAAAGCCAGCGGCGTCCGTTGT
This region includes:
- a CDS encoding type II toxin-antitoxin system VapC family toxin, whose protein sequence is MGRCGVIVVDASALADALVDDGPIGDAARAALTGDPHWAAPAHLLVEVMSVIRGKVLGNKLGLARAQEAIDTLPSLVIDEVSTSMLLDRMWQLRGNLSAYDAAYVAVAELMACPLVTGDGHLAKASGVRCEIQLTAA